A genome region from Cucurbita pepo subsp. pepo cultivar mu-cu-16 chromosome LG02, ASM280686v2, whole genome shotgun sequence includes the following:
- the LOC111787794 gene encoding receptor-like protein kinase THESEUS 1, whose protein sequence is MVKIKLVSLSMVLSIALFLCIGSYASFTPVDNYLIACGSSQNITFQGRTFVPDTQHSLLSLDGGSSVVVSSKATTVPSPLYQSARVFTSIASYKFEIKEEGRHWVRLYFYPIPKSERNLASSSITVVTDKFVLLNKFSFKNYNGSFMFKEYAINVTSDSLTLTFIPSNGSVSFVNAIEVVSVPDELLPDQALALNPSSPFSGISKLALETVYRLNVGGPLLTSQNDTLGRTWENDMNYLHVNSSAVNISANPGSIKYHPGVTPETAPNWVYATADAMGDPNVPNVNFNLTWVFSVEPNFQYFVRVHFCDIMSKALNNLVFNLYINSDNALGSFDLSTITGDLGVPYYKDFIANSAGSATLTVSVGPDQMADLTNATMNGLEIMKLSNQDGSLDGTSSVESLFPNAPSKKNNIAIIVGPVLGAVVGLALFVLCYCCFVARRSKTTQPAHPWLPLPLYGNSQTMTKGSTTSQKSGTASFISLASSSLGRLFTFQEILDATNKFDENLLLGVGGFGRVYKGTLEDGLKVAVKRGNPRSEQGLAEFRTEIEMLSKLRHRHLVSLIGYCDERSEMILVYEYMANGPLRSHLYGTNLPPLSWKQRLDICIGAARGLHYLHTGAAQSIIHRDVKTTNILLDENFVAKVADFGLSKTGPSLDQTHVSTAVKGSFGYLDPEYFRRQQLTEKSDVYSFGVVLMEVLCTRPALNPVLPREQVNIAEWAMTWQKKGMLDHIMDPNLVGKVNPASLKKFGETAEKCLAEYGVDRPSMGDVLWNLEYALQLEETSSALMEPEDNSTNHIPTIQLTPLEPFDNSVSMIDVGNSGTDDDAEDAATSAVFSQLVNPRGR, encoded by the coding sequence atggtgaaaattaAGCTTGTTTCCTTGTCAATGGTGCTGTCTATCGCTTTGTTCTTGTGTATAGGATCTTATGCCTCCTTTACTCCCGTTGATAACTATTTGATAGCGTGTGGTTCTTCACAAAACATCACTTTCCAAGGTAGAACTTTCGTTCCTGATACTCAGCATTCATTGCTCTCCCTTGATGGTGGAAGCTCTGTTGTTGTTAGTTCAAAAGCTACTACTGTTCCATCTCCACTTTATCAATCTGCTCGGGTTTTCACCAGCATTGCGTCgtataaatttgaaatcaaGGAAGAGGGTCGGCATTGGGTTCGGTTATATTTTTATCCTATTCCGAAGTCGGAGCGGAATTTGGCGTCTTCGTCGATAACTGTTGTTACTGATAAGTTTGTGTTGTTGAACAAGTTTTCTTTCAAGAACTATAATGGTTCTTTTATGTTCAAGGAGTATGCTATCAATGTCACTTCGGATTCCTTGACACTTACTTTTATCCCGTCTAATGGTTCGGTTTCGTTTGTTAATGCGATTGAAGTTGTCTCGGTGCCTGATGAGCTGCTCCCTGACCAAGCATTGGCTTTGAATCCGTCTTCTCCTTTCAGTGGCATCTCGAAACTTGCTCTTGAAACTGTTTATCGACTGAACGTTGGGGGTCCTTTACTCACTTCGCAAAATGATACACTTGGAAGAACTtgggagaatgatatgaattaCCTCCATGTCAACAGTTCTGCTGTGAATATCTCTGCTAACCCGGGGAGCATAAAATATCATCCTGGTGTTACACCGGAGACTGCACCGAATTGGGTTTATGCTACTGCCGACGCCATGGGTGACCCGAATGTACCGAACGTGAACTTCAACTTGACTTGGGTTTTTTCTGTTGAGCCAAATTTTCAGTACTTCGTCCGAGTGCATTTTTGTGATATAATGAGCAAGGCTCTCAATAATCTGGTATTCAATCTTTACATCAATTCTGATAATGCTCTGGGAAGCTTTGATCTGTCGACGATAACCGGTGACTTGGGTGTGCCTTATTACAAAGACTTCATTGCCAACTCAGCAGGTTCAGCTACTTTGACCGTTAGTGTCGGTCCAGATCAAATGGCAGACCTCACGAATGCAACCATGAATGGCTTGGAGATTATGAAGTTAAGCAATCAAGATGGGAGCTTGGATGGAACTTCGTCGGTCGAAAGTCTTTTCCCAAATGCACCCTCGAAGAAGAACAATATAGCAATCATTGTTGGTCCTGTCTTGGGAGCTGTAGTCGGCCTTGCTTTGTTCGTCTTGTGTTATTGCTGCTTCGTAGCTCGCAGATCAAAGACGACTCAACCAGCACACCCATGGCTGCCTTTGCCTTTGTATGGAAACTCTCAAACCATGACAAAAGGATCAACAACTTCTCAAAAGAGTGGAACTGCAAGCTTCATTTCTTTGGCTTCCTCCAGCCTTGGCAGATTGTTCACATTTCAGGAAATTCTTGATGCTACCAACAAGTTTGATGAAAACCTGCTCCTTGGAGTTGGTGGTTTTGGTCGGGTTTACAAGGGAACACTCGAAGATGGTCTGAAAGTTGCTGTCAAAAGAGGTAACCCCAGATCGGAACAAGGTCTTGCCGAGTTTCGAACTGAAATAGAAATGTTATCAAAGCTCCGACATCGTCACTTGGTGTCTCTTATTGGCTATTGTGACGAAAGATCAGAAATGATTCTTGTCTATGAATATATGGCAAATGGACCTTTACGGAGTCATTTGTATGGAACGAATCTACCGCCATTGTCATGGAAGCAACGACTTGATATTTGCATTGGTGCTGCGAGAGGGCTTCATTATCTTCACACTGGTGCAGCTCAAAGCATAATACACCGGGATGTTAAAACGACAAACATTCTCTTGGACGAGAATTTCGTTGCGAAAGTTGCAGACTTTGGTCTCTCAAAAACTGGGCCATCTCTGGATCAGACTCATGTTAGTACTGCTGTCAAGGGTAGTTTTGGTTACCTCGATCCTGAATACTTCAGGCGACAACAGCTCACCGAGAAGTCAGACGTATATTCATTTGGGGTCGTGCTAATGGAAGTTCTCTGCACGAGACCAGCACTTAACCCTGTTCTACCCCGAGAACAAGTCAATATAGCCGAATGGGCAATGACCTGGCAGAAGAAGGGCATGCTAGATCATATCATGGACCCCAATCTGGTTGGTAAAGTTAACCCAGCGTCGCTTAAGAAGTTCGGTGAAACAGCTGAGAAGTGCCTGGCTGAGTATGGGGTTGACAGACCTTCTATGGGAGACGTCCTATGGAATCTGGAATACGCTCTTCAGCTCGAGGAAACCTCATCCGCTCTAATGGAACCTGAAGACAACAGCACAAACCACATCCCTACTATCCAATTAACCCCTCTCGAGCCATTTGATAACAGTGTAAGCATGATCGATGTAGGGAACTCCGGTACTGACGATGATGCTGAAGATGCTGCAACAAGTGCAGTATTTTCCCAGCTCGTAAATCCTCGCGGaagatga
- the LOC111787797 gene encoding uncharacterized protein LOC111787797: MASIKERSKSLVAIEEAHKIMGSFSRNEISIMFLVFVSGLLQIHGADKLTCYRSESPCRFKQMPCPAECPLKSPSNNTDKVCYVNCESPVCKAECKSSKPNCNGPGSACLDPRFIGADGIVFYFHGKSNEHFSLVSDRDLQINARFIGLRPAGRSRDFTWIQALGILFNSHSFSLEAERAATWDDKVDHLKFTYDGEEVVIPAGRLSEWKSSQSDLIVQRTSTSNSVLVTLPEIAEISVNVVPITKEDDRIHKYQIPKDDSFAHLEVQFRFHGLSSKVEGVLGRTYQPDFKNPAKPGVAMPVVGGDKEYKTSSLLSADCNACLFSPDGPSNKEDLKIKQYSFIDCSGGSTSGNGIVCRK; this comes from the exons ATGGCTTCTATAAAAGAAAGGAGCAAGTCCTTGGTTGCCATTGAAGAAGCTCACAAGATCATGGGGAGCTTTAGCAGAAATGAAATCTCCATCATGTTTCTCGTGTTCGTGTCTGGTTTGTTGCAGATCCATGGCGCCGATAAGCTTACTTGTTACAGGAGCGAAAGCCCGTGTCGTTTCAAACAAATGCCTTGTCCAGCAGAGTGTCCATTAAAATCGCCATCGAACAACACCGACAAAGTTTGTTACGTTAACTGTGAATCGCCTGTATGCAAAGCGGAGTGCAAAA GTTCGAAACCAAACTGTAACGGTCCTGGCTCGGCGTGCTTGGACCCCAGATTCATTGGTGCTGATGGTATTGTGTTCTACTTCCATGGAAAAAGCAACGAACACTTCAGTTTGGTATCGGATCGTGATCTGCAAATCAATGCACGGTTTATCGGATTAAGGCCAGCAGGCAGATCCCGAGACTTCACGTGGATTCAAGCTCTTGGTATCCTCTTCAACTCTCACTCGTTCTCACTCGAGGCCGAACGAGCAGCAACTTGGGACGACAAAGTCGATCACTTGAAATTCACTTACGATGGAGAAGAAGTAGTCATCCCAGCGGGTCGTCTCTCCGAATGGAAGTCCTCGCAAAGCGATCTTATAGTTCAAAGAACATCAACCAGCAACAGTGTCTTGGTTACTCTCCCTGAGATTGCAGAGATATCAGTTAACGTTGTACCTATTACTAAAGAGGACGACAGAATTCATAAATATCAGATACCGAAAGACGACAGTTTCGCTCACTTAGAAGTTCAGTTCAGATTCCACGGCCTATCCTCGAAGGTTGAAGGAGTACTTGGAAGGACTTACCAGCCTGACTTCAAGAACCCAGCTAAGCCCGGAGTCGCAATGCCTGTCGTAGGAGGTGACAAGGAGTACAAGACCTCGTCGCTTCTCTCAGCCGATTGCAACGCTTGTTTGTTTTCCCCTGATGGACCGTCTAACAAAGAGGACCTGAAGATAAAGCAATACAGCTTCATAGACTGCTCTGGAGGAAGCACGAGCGGAAATGGCATAGTTTGCAGAAAATAA